Genomic segment of Nostoc sp. TCL240-02:
ATGCGATCGCTAAGTAAGGCGATCAAGCTCTGGTCAGTTTTTTTAAGCTGATCTGAATAAGAGGATTTCAGAGGCATTTTTCTCGTCCCCAATTTTCAAATATCAACAAGTGATTCTTTAGAACTTATTTCTGGTAAGATATCCAAGTTTGTTGCTCTTTTAGCGATCGCATCAGCAAATAACTCTTCATATCGGTCTAGCGCTTGCTCAAAGGAATAGTTTTCTACCGCAAACTTTCTTCCCTTACGTCCTAATTGCGCTGCTAATTCCGGCTGATGATATAAATCCAGCACCGCCGCAGCCAAAGCATCTGCTGACTCCGGCTCAACGATAACACCGCCGCCACTTTGTCTGATGGCTTTGGCAGCAGTGCCAGCGGCCGGAACTGAACCCACAATTGGGCGACCACTGGCTAACAACAGTGGTATTTTAGAAGGCATATTGAAGGAAATCACGTTCCGCTTTTGCACAATCAGCCCGACATCTGCGGCTGCTAACATTTGTGGTAGTTTTTCTCGCACTTCCAATGGTAAAAGCAAAACGTTATCTGCACCACAAGCAAGACAATGTTTTTGCAGCCTTTCGAGGGCTTGAGATTCGCCTGCTACGACAAAGATAATTTCTTTTAGATGACGTAAATAGGCTGCTGCTTCTATTACTGTCTCCAAACCTTGTGTGAGAGCAATATTACCTGAATAAAGCACTACAAATTTCCCATTGAGTTGATGGGTAGCCCTCCAAGAGTTATTTTCCTTTGGTAAAGGGCGGATAAAATTTAGATTTACCCAATTGGGAATGCAGGCAATTTTATTAGCAGGTACACCTTTATTTTTTAAATTATCTACAAAACCATCGGCTATCACGCTAATGGTATGTGCAGTTCGATAAGCAAATTTTTCTAAAGTTTCCAGAGCTTTAATCATCAACTTATTCTTAATTAGCCCAACACGCACACCAGCTTCCGGGAGGATATCTTGCACATTCAGTACTACCGGGCAATTGTATAGCCAACCTATCAAAGTTGCAGGTAAACAAACTAGTAGCGGTGGTACTGTTAAGAGAATTACATCAGGTCGCTCACCCTTGAAGGCTTGTGGCAAACTTGTAAAAACAAAGCTCAACTCTAGCAGTAGTCGGTCTACAAGGTTAGGTTTAGACTTAATCCGCAGGTAACTACGCTGAATTTTGACACCGTTTTTCTGTTCAGTAACATACAACTTACCTCGATACCCGTCGTAAATCTGGCGCTGAGGATAGTTAGGCATACCTGTAATTACCCGCACTTGATGCCCTCGCTTCACCAGCCCTTCTGCTAGTTCAGTCATCAAAGGTGCAATACCAATTGGTTCTGGATGATAGTTGTATGAATAAATCAGAATTCGCATTAACCGCTAATATCCTAAAGGTTTGTTTGTAGTAAGCACTTTAATGCTTAGAAAATAAGGACTAAAGTCCTTACTACGAACTTGCTTACCTATCAATTTCAACTTGACAGACTACTAGTGGTCTGTCCCATTAATTTTGTGGGGCTGCTAGATCCCCGACTTCTTCAATAAGTCGGGGATCTGAACATCACTAACCTCTCAAAACTTTTGGGACAAACTATTAGCACTGTTTTTGCAGTTCCTTTTGTAAACTGAAGAGTGGTTTTTGTTGTCCACGTTTCCGCAATGTGACGGTAGCAGCCCCAAGTCCAAGCAATGCCAAACCCAATGCTGAACCAGGTTCAGGTACTTGCTTTCTGCCTTCTACGTTTATCACTTGGACGCGACCTTGGAAGAAATCGCCCACATAAAGCTTGCCATCTTTGTAGCTTGTGCCACCCGTCCAGTTAAATCTGCCGGGAGTAAGATCGAGGGGGTCGCCAAAAGGAGGGCCAGTTAATGCTGGAGGCGGTACCGGATTACCTGATGCATCGCGGGCATTTTCACCGAAGGAAGTCAAGAAGTTACCGTTTTTATCAAATACCTGAACGCGACTGTTGATAGAATCAGCTACATAAACATTCTCTTGGTCGTCCACTTCGATGCCAATTGGCTGAAGAAGTTGTCCAGGGCCGCTACCTGCTGAACCAAACGCCAACAGAGGATTACCATTTGGATCGAGTACTTGAACGCGGTTGTTATACTGGTCAGCTACAAAGATATTTCCGCTAACTGGGGAAATTCTTACACCTGCTAGACCTTGGAATTGCCCAGGTGCAGTACCCACAGTGCCACCAATAACACCAATTTGCTGTCCGTCTGATGTGAATTTAAGGATTCTTTCACCATTAAAATCACCTACGTAAACGTTGCCAGTTTTGTCAAATGTCACACCAGATGGCCCAAAGAAAAGCCTACCCTCTACGAGAGGGGTAAATTCTCCATTTGCAAAGGATCTAATAAAGTTACCCTGAGAATCAAATTGATTGATGCGGTTGTTGTAAACATCACCTGCATACAAATCCCCTGTTACGGGATTAAAGTCTACAGTTGTTGGCTCGTCAAACTGTCCGGGCCCTGTGCCGCCGGAGCCAATTGCTCCAATATACTCACCGCTTGGACTAAATTTTTCAATTTTGTTACCGAGGTTGTAGTTAGGAGTACCATCCGGGTTAACACCGCGTCCATTAGCTATGAGAGTATTTCCTTGGCTATCTACGGCTATACCTTGGGGAACAAATAGCTGACCAGGGCCGAAGCCGGGACTACCGATACTTCTGTCGTAAGTTAATGTTACAGCCTTGGCTTGGGCTGCTGTTGCCAACACTATAAATCCGGTACCGAGAATGCCGATTGACAAATTTTTGACTAATCCCATAAGTTTTAAGCCTTGGTTGTATGAGGTATACTCGTTCCTAGACTAATTTCGTTCCCAGTCCCAGTTTGGGAACCCTAAAATTTGGGCTGCTGCCTCTTGTTTGAAATGCAAGTTTCTCTGTGAGGCAGCAGCCTATTCTGTAAGCATTCCCTGACAAAGCCAGGTAAAGAGGAATTAGACAGTTTCTGCTTTAGCTAGCAACTTTTCTTGGCGTTTGCGCTTGGCGTTAGCAGCAGTTGCGCCTACACCAGCAAGTGCTAGTAAGCCGACTACTGAACCAGGTTCGGGGACTTTTTGTGTAACAACACCATCCACCCGAACAACCTCTCCTCGTCTTGGGCCGACACCGCGATTGGTAATATAAATCTTGCCGTCAGGGCCAATATCAATTCCATCAGCCGAATCTAGCCCTTGACCTGCTGCAACAAGTGTTGTTCGAGTGCCGTCAGGAGCAACTTGGATGAGAGATCCAGGTAGATTTGTGATGTCACCCCCTAACTGGGACTTGTCGCTAAACTGTAAGACGAGCAAATCGCCTTTCTCATCAAAGGTTAAGTCTGTGATGTGCGTAAATCCATCCAGAAAAACTTCTGGTTTGAGATCATCGCCAATGCGGAAAATCTTCGACTTACCTGCTGGATAAGGAAAACCTGTATATTCACCAACGTATAAAGCTCCATCAGGGCCAATTGCGCCACCTGTGGGTACTGCTTGAATTGCTATTTTTCCTCCTGGAAGCTCATCTAACAGCCCAGGAGGTAGTTGTAATCCTGGTGGCAAATCTGACTTACTAATGATGGTTTTAGGAATTGCGATCGCCTGAGACTCACTTCCATCAAGCTTAATTTTGTAAGCAGCGTTTCCACCCCCGTCAACCACATAAGCACTATCGCCACTAATAGCCAGGTCATAGGGATTGGTAACTACATCCCCTTTGTCTGGATTTTTGGTGATTTCATACTTGGCAAAGTCAAAAATACTGCTGAGAGATCCCGTCTTCAAGTCAGCTTTGTACAGTTGTCCTAGTAGCGGTGTATTCAAAACTTTATCGGGTGTTGATGGCGGGAAAGTTGCAAGTTGCTGTGGTGGGAGTGGGGATTGAGAACCAAGGTCAAGTGTTGCTAGATCGCGGTTTCCTGGATAACCAGCAAAGCCTGTCAGAAGATAAGCATTTCCTTTAGAATCGAATTGTATATCTTCAATACCAGCGCCTTGGTTGCCAGTGGGTTGTTCTGCTAGAGACTCAAAGTTATTAAATATACGCTGTTTGGTGCCGTCTGGTGCAACTTTGACCAGTGAACTAGTATTACCAGCACAGATAGGCTGAAACAAGGTACTCGGAGATGGTTGGCAATTTCCGTTTCCTCCAATACCTGGCTCTGCTACGTAGAGACTCCCGTCAGGGCCGAAGCTAGCACCCCGTGCATTACTGACTCCATCGACAATTGTCGTTAGCGTTGCAGCTTGTGCAGATGCTGTTCCACAAATAGCAGCAAAACAAAATGTAACAGATTTAAGAGCAAATGACTTGAGTTTCATACCTTTGGAAATTGAGAATTAAGTAAGTGGAAAACTTTCTTTGAGGAATGCAGAATTGGTTTGAAACTCTTTACTTGAGCGCCACGGCTCCATTTATGGGAGGTTTAGGGCTTCTCTTTTTGTGCAAGCAACCAACACCAAAAGCAGCGATCGCTAATACGCCTAAAGTCGAATCAGGTTCAGGGATAGATTTGGTATTCTCAATTTTGAGAACTTGTCCAAATCCAGGGCGATCGCCTCGGTTTGTGACGTATACTGCACCATCCGAACCAATAGTCAAGGCGCTAGGTGACTCTAATCCATTGCCACTCAGCAGAGTTGTGCGAGTGCCATCGGCAGCTATTTTGATGACGGAACCATCAAAATCACCCTTCCAAGCTGACTGATTGGCGTACTGCAAAGCATATAAATTGCCTTCAGTATCAAATTCCAAGTCGGTGAGTTGGGTAAAACCATCGGCGAAGACTGATGATTTACCATCAGCACCGACTCGATAGATTTTTGCCCCGCCTTCAGGAAAGGGAAAACCAGTAAATTGACTGACGTAATAAGCACCATCAGGCCCTTTTGCCACATTTGAGGGTACTGCTTGGGTTGCAAACTGCGATCGCACCTCTTCATCTTGAGATGGCACTTGCGCCAGTTCATTGGATGGAGTACCGGAGGGTGGGAAGACGGGATTAGCTAATATGTCTTCAGGAAACGTGGTGATAGCTTGCAGATTTCTTCCATCAGCATTAACACTGAGTAAGTCGTTTGCACCTGCATCAACTGCAACTAACTTATTGCCATCTATTACAAAACCCAAGGGATTGCTACCGACATCACCACTGTCGGGATTGTTGGCGAGTTCATAGTTAGCTAAATCAGCAACACTCGTCCAGGAGTTGGTATTGAAGTCGGGAGCAATGATTTTTCCGAGGTCAGTGTAACCTAAATTGCGATCGCGAAAAGCCGGATTAGCCGCATATCCAATCAGAACATAAGGTTTACCTTTAGCATCAAATTTAATATCACGAGGGCCTGCGGCTCCAGTACCATCTGGTAATGCTAAGGAAGGAAGTCCTGTAAGTATGCGTTCGGTCTTACCATTCTCAATTTTGGTAACTGCTCCACTTGTGCCATAGCATAGAGAATCGCCTTGACCACTTGCTGGTGGAACGCAAGCGCCACTTCCCCCTATTCCCGCCTCTGTAACATAGAGATTACCATCAGGACCAAAGCTCAGACCGCCAGCATTATATAGACCGTCGGCGATTACTGAAAAGGATGCGGCTGACGCAGCTTTCATTCCAGAAAAAGCGGCAACACAAAAAGTGAGGATAGTAATAGTGAATGGCTTCAGGTTCATGTGTTGCAATCCGGCTAATGATGGGGAATTGAGGGGTAAACTTTAAACGCAGAGATTTTAATTAGTAACTAGGGATTCTTGAATTTTTGGCAGATAGCTCATTCCTCGATCAAATGATTTGAGGTTGCCAGCTTTGGCTTCGAGTAAACGTTTGATGTTCATGCTCTCAGCGCCAAAGTCTTCAATTTGAAGTTTGCCGTGGCTTATAGTTCCATCGGTTTTCCAAAATGTGATTCGATGCAGGATGAAACCAGAAGCTTCGGGGTCAGCGAAAGCATAAGCGGTTGGAATAAGTAACGCGACAGAACGCTGATAATATTCGTAATCTGGATAAAAGTATTCTTGTTCAAGTAAGTAGTATTTACTCAGACTATGAACTCGTACAGAAACTTTTACCTTTTGGTCATATTCATCTTTAAATTCGCCTGATTCAGAAGTAATATCACCATTTGGATGGAGTAAATGCGCCCACTCATCTACATTTTGTAAGTCTTTTAAGTATTCAATGCCGATTTCAATTGGGGCATCAACATAAATGGTGTCTGTATCGATAAAGTGGCTTCCTTTGGCTGCTGAGGTCAAACCAGCTTTACGTTCCAAATTACCTTTAAGAGAACGGCATTCAGAAGTATGGACTGTATGAATTCCCTGCATAATCATCTGAGTTTGTCGTTTGGGATCGACAAAGCTTAACCAGTGAAAATACACGCCCTTTTCATCTGTCCCCGGCTCGATGTAGTCGGTGGGGAACAGCAAAACAGGGTAAACTTGAAAATATTTTTGGTACTCTAATCCACAGTGCCATTCAATGCCGTAGAAAAGCGGATTTTGCAGTTTTTTAACGTGATAATAGAGATTTGTGTGATAGCCGGATGCAGTTCCGAGCCAAGTATCTTCATCAATTTGCTCTTTCATCCGGCTATAAAGAGTCCACTCATCCAGATTTTTTAAACTACAAAGATATTCAAAAGTACTCTCTGGTGAAGTAGCAATGTAAGCTGATGTTGCAAAAGTATTTTTTTCCACTTCTCACTCCTTAAGATAATAATTAAGCTGCGATCGCTTTAGGGTTGCTGCGCTTACTA
This window contains:
- a CDS encoding glycosyltransferase family 4 protein, whose product is MRILIYSYNYHPEPIGIAPLMTELAEGLVKRGHQVRVITGMPNYPQRQIYDGYRGKLYVTEQKNGVKIQRSYLRIKSKPNLVDRLLLELSFVFTSLPQAFKGERPDVILLTVPPLLVCLPATLIGWLYNCPVVLNVQDILPEAGVRVGLIKNKLMIKALETLEKFAYRTAHTISVIADGFVDNLKNKGVPANKIACIPNWVNLNFIRPLPKENNSWRATHQLNGKFVVLYSGNIALTQGLETVIEAAAYLRHLKEIIFVVAGESQALERLQKHCLACGADNVLLLPLEVREKLPQMLAAADVGLIVQKRNVISFNMPSKIPLLLASGRPIVGSVPAAGTAAKAIRQSGGGVIVEPESADALAAAVLDLYHQPELAAQLGRKGRKFAVENYSFEQALDRYEELFADAIAKRATNLDILPEISSKESLVDI
- the scyF gene encoding scytonemin biosynthesis PEP-CTERM protein ScyF (ScyF is a conserved protein in biosynthesis systems for the scytonemin, a Trp-derived cyanobacterial natural sunscreen, although it is not absolutely required.), which produces MGLVKNLSIGILGTGFIVLATAAQAKAVTLTYDRSIGSPGFGPGQLFVPQGIAVDSQGNTLIANGRGVNPDGTPNYNLGNKIEKFSPSGEYIGAIGSGGTGPGQFDEPTTVDFNPVTGDLYAGDVYNNRINQFDSQGNFIRSFANGEFTPLVEGRLFFGPSGVTFDKTGNVYVGDFNGERILKFTSDGQQIGVIGGTVGTAPGQFQGLAGVRISPVSGNIFVADQYNNRVQVLDPNGNPLLAFGSAGSGPGQLLQPIGIEVDDQENVYVADSINSRVQVFDKNGNFLTSFGENARDASGNPVPPPALTGPPFGDPLDLTPGRFNWTGGTSYKDGKLYVGDFFQGRVQVINVEGRKQVPEPGSALGLALLGLGAATVTLRKRGQQKPLFSLQKELQKQC
- a CDS encoding ScyD/ScyE family protein, translating into MKLKSFALKSVTFCFAAICGTASAQAATLTTIVDGVSNARGASFGPDGSLYVAEPGIGGNGNCQPSPSTLFQPICAGNTSSLVKVAPDGTKQRIFNNFESLAEQPTGNQGAGIEDIQFDSKGNAYLLTGFAGYPGNRDLATLDLGSQSPLPPQQLATFPPSTPDKVLNTPLLGQLYKADLKTGSLSSIFDFAKYEITKNPDKGDVVTNPYDLAISGDSAYVVDGGGNAAYKIKLDGSESQAIAIPKTIISKSDLPPGLQLPPGLLDELPGGKIAIQAVPTGGAIGPDGALYVGEYTGFPYPAGKSKIFRIGDDLKPEVFLDGFTHITDLTFDEKGDLLVLQFSDKSQLGGDITNLPGSLIQVAPDGTRTTLVAAGQGLDSADGIDIGPDGKIYITNRGVGPRRGEVVRVDGVVTQKVPEPGSVVGLLALAGVGATAANAKRKRQEKLLAKAETV
- a CDS encoding ScyD/ScyE family protein, with product MNLKPFTITILTFCVAAFSGMKAASAASFSVIADGLYNAGGLSFGPDGNLYVTEAGIGGSGACVPPASGQGDSLCYGTSGAVTKIENGKTERILTGLPSLALPDGTGAAGPRDIKFDAKGKPYVLIGYAANPAFRDRNLGYTDLGKIIAPDFNTNSWTSVADLANYELANNPDSGDVGSNPLGFVIDGNKLVAVDAGANDLLSVNADGRNLQAITTFPEDILANPVFPPSGTPSNELAQVPSQDEEVRSQFATQAVPSNVAKGPDGAYYVSQFTGFPFPEGGAKIYRVGADGKSSVFADGFTQLTDLEFDTEGNLYALQYANQSAWKGDFDGSVIKIAADGTRTTLLSGNGLESPSALTIGSDGAVYVTNRGDRPGFGQVLKIENTKSIPEPDSTLGVLAIAAFGVGCLHKKRSPKPPINGAVALK
- the scyC gene encoding scytonemin biosynthesis cyclase/decarboxylase ScyC (ScyC, an enzyme in the biosynthesis pathway for the cyanobacterial natural sunscreen scytonemin, performs a cyclization and decarboxylation on the compound ScyA produces.); amino-acid sequence: MEKNTFATSAYIATSPESTFEYLCSLKNLDEWTLYSRMKEQIDEDTWLGTASGYHTNLYYHVKKLQNPLFYGIEWHCGLEYQKYFQVYPVLLFPTDYIEPGTDEKGVYFHWLSFVDPKRQTQMIMQGIHTVHTSECRSLKGNLERKAGLTSAAKGSHFIDTDTIYVDAPIEIGIEYLKDLQNVDEWAHLLHPNGDITSESGEFKDEYDQKVKVSVRVHSLSKYYLLEQEYFYPDYEYYQRSVALLIPTAYAFADPEASGFILHRITFWKTDGTISHGKLQIEDFGAESMNIKRLLEAKAGNLKSFDRGMSYLPKIQESLVTN